The genomic interval GTCACTGCATTTCGCCCACGCCGGGTAATGCCGCCCGGCGCAGGCCGCCGGATAATTATGCCAGGCGAAGGTTGCCTAAAGGCACGCAACTGCAAGCGAGCAGGGTGCCATCTTCTCTTTTTGCTCCGCTTTTCAATTCAGCGACTTCTCCGTCCAGCAGCGTCAGTTTGCAGCAGCCGCATAATCCCGCCCGACAAGAGTAGGGAACACGAATACCTTGCTGTTCCAATTGCTCCAGCAGTATCTGTTGATTGTCACCCTGAAAGCGTTTCCCCTGAAAATCGATTTCCACGCTGTTTTCCGCCATGGGCGGCGGTGCGAGCGTTTCTACCCGCCGTCCGGCGCGATAAGGACGTGGTGGATGTGTCGCCAGAATGTCGACGTTGTCGCCGGCGCGCAAAATCCCCTGATTGCGGGCGATCAGATTGAGACCGAAATCCACGTCGCCGTTGTCGGCGGTGCGGTAGCCCTGCAATGTCGCCAGCGGTTCGCTTGTCGGATGGTGTCGCCCGCGCTCCGGGCTAACGGTGGTCAGGATGCAGCGGCTGCAGGGTTTGACGACATCGAAAATCACCTCGCCGATACGCAATGTTTTCCAACTGTCCTCCGCATAAGCGGCCGCACCGCTGACCACCAGATTAGGACGGAACTGCTCAAGGCGGATTCCTGCCGGGCAGCGCTGGCGCAAATCTTCAAATGAGGCTTCATTAATCAGCAAAAACGGGTAGCCGTCAGCAAAACCGAGCGGAATATCGGGATGACGTTTAACCCGTCGTGATAGCGCCCAGCCCTGCCAACGCAATTGCACCGGGCGTTGCAGGTAATGGCTCAGCCAGTGGTTGACGTGCTCCGGCGCGATGCCGGCCTGGAAGTGGTTTCCCCACACTTCCGTGGGATGCGTCGGGGCGGCGAATTCGTCAAACCGGATGTGCAGGTAATCGCCATCCGGCGCGCGCAGGCTGATCCCTTCGTGGGTCAATGCGGTGGTAAACAGCACCAGTTGGGGAGATTGCCGGGCGGTAATAAAAGTGCCATCGGGTTCACTCACCATCAGAATACGATCGAAACTCAGTCCGCTAAGACCGGCGAAGGATTGGGAAAGCTGGAGGCCGCGCATGGATTTGACTGGATGGACGAAAAGCCGACTTAACGCTATCACGGGGGGACATTCCTTGCTGATGTAAAGCGGCAACTTTATGACAAGCCGTCGGGATTGGCTATAATGCGCCTCAATTTTCTTTAAGGTGATAGCTGCACTATGAACTCTCTGTTTGCCAGCACGGCGCGTGGTTTGGAAGAACTGTTAAAAAGTGAACTCGAGGCGCTGGGCGCGCAGGACTGTACCGTAGTGCAGGGCGGCGTACATTTTCAGGGTGACGATCGCCTGCTTTATCAGGCGTTGATGTGGAGCCGTCTGGCGTCGCGCATCTTGCTGCCACTCAAAGAATTCAAGGTTTACAGCGATTTAGATCTTTATCTGGGGGTGCAGTCGGTAGACTGGCCGACGGTGTTTGACGTCCGTAGTACCTTCGCCGTCAGCTTCACCGGCACCAATGAGGATATTCGCAACAGCCAGTATGGTGCGTTGAAAGTCAAAGATGCCATCGTCGACAGTTTCAGCCGCAAAGTCGGGCAGCGTCCGGATGTGGCGCGCCAGCAACCGGATATACGTGTCAATGTCTTTCTGAATAAGGAAAAGGCCACCCTGGCGCTGGATCTCAGCGGCGAGGGGCTGCATTTGCGCGGCTATCGTGAAATGGCAGGTCAGGCGCCGTTGAAAGAAACCTTGGCGGCAGCCATTGTGCTGCGTTCCGGCTGGAAAGCGGGAACGCCGATGGTGGATCCGATGTGCGGCTCCGGCACCTTGCTGATTGAAGCGGCGATGATGGCCTCGGATCGTGCGCCGGGGCTGACGCGCCAGCACTGGGGGTTCCTTGCCTGGAGCCGTCACCAGCCTGAACTGTGGCAAAGCCTGGTGGCCGAGGCGCAACAGCGTGCTCGTGC from Musicola paradisiaca NCPPB 2511 carries:
- a CDS encoding YcbX family protein; this translates as MIALSRLFVHPVKSMRGLQLSQSFAGLSGLSFDRILMVSEPDGTFITARQSPQLVLFTTALTHEGISLRAPDGDYLHIRFDEFAAPTHPTEVWGNHFQAGIAPEHVNHWLSHYLQRPVQLRWQGWALSRRVKRHPDIPLGFADGYPFLLINEASFEDLRQRCPAGIRLEQFRPNLVVSGAAAYAEDSWKTLRIGEVIFDVVKPCSRCILTTVSPERGRHHPTSEPLATLQGYRTADNGDVDFGLNLIARNQGILRAGDNVDILATHPPRPYRAGRRVETLAPPPMAENSVEIDFQGKRFQGDNQQILLEQLEQQGIRVPYSCRAGLCGCCKLTLLDGEVAELKSGAKREDGTLLACSCVPLGNLRLA